One Nostoc sp. CENA543 genomic window, TAGCTTTGTTAACTTTCAGATCGCGCCCCATCCATTCAGCACCATCAAGGGCTTCAATGGCAGCACTTTCTTCAGCCTCTGTTGCCATTTCGACAAAGGCAAACCCGCGAGGACGACCTGTTTCACGATCAGTTGGTAGCTGAACGCGATTAACCTTGCCATATTCTGCAAAGGCAAGCTTCAAGTCTTCCTCTGTAACTTGATAGGACAAGTTACCGATATAAATTGACATACAATGTCTCCGAATTGAACAAGTGTAGAGAGTTAAATTCGGAGAGACGCTTTTTATAAATCAAAAGGAGTTACTCAACCGAAGATAATTCTGATATTCACAAGCATAACACAGCGATAGAGGATTCGCTGTAACAACTGGGTAATATAAATGAAAATTTAAGGGCAGTGCATCACCAGGAAAGTTTTCCTAATGGGAGGTGTTTGCTAGCTGCTCTAATATTTCTGCTGCTGCTTGACACAGGGTATTGTGATACTGGGTATTACTTGCGAGCAATCCACCCCATTGATTGACATCGCCAGTATTGTATTGTAGCAGATTTCCATTGAAATGAGTAAACTGTCCACCGGCTTCTGTCAAAATCAGTTCTGGTGCGGCTATGTCCCAATCTTTGGGGGCTGATTTCCCAGACAGAGAAATGTAAATGTCTGCTTGTTGTTCTAGAATGGTGGCGATTTTACAGCCGACACTACCCACAGCTTTTTGATGGTGTAGGGGTAGGTTATGCAATAAATATTCTAAGGTGGGGTGGCGATGAGAACGACTCACAACGAGGGTTAAATCTTCAATAGGCTTGGTGTTGGGACTAGCTAGCAGGTTAATGGGAAGAATACCATCGCGGGTTTCGACGAATGTACCGCCGCCTTTAGTGGCATAGTATAGTTTCCCTTTTTCTGGTAAAACTACCACAGATACAACTGGTCTGTGTGCTTGCACTAGGGCGATGTGAACTGCATAATCTCCGGTTTTGTCGATAAAGTCACGGGTACCATCTAGAGGATCAATAATCCATACCCAATCATGTGTATGGTGTTGATTAAGTGGAGATTTATAGGTTTCTTCACTAACGTAAGCAAAATCTGCGTTACCTAAAGCAGCTTGTAGCTTTTGCAGAATATATTGACTGACAGTGACATCTGCAACGGTGACAGGTTCGTTTTGTTGATATTGGATATTGAGGTTAGAGTCTGTGGCAGTGCCGTGATAGTAGGATTGTAATATTTCTGCTGCACCCCAACCAACGGCACGAGCGATCGCTAGTATTTCTTGTAAGTCCTTCATGTATTCTCACTCCTTAACTCCATCCAGCGACGCGTACCAAAATGTTGACAAGCTGCGGCTGCAATGTTTGCTGCTTGGTTGAGAGCCTGAGTAAAATCAGCTTGTAAAATATAGTGGCAAAAAGCACCGTGAAAAATATCTCCAGCCCCTAGTGTATCAATTGGCTGGATGGCAGGTACAGTGATCTGCCCAAATTGATGATGACTGGTGTAGGTAATTGGTTGTTCTCCGTGGGTAATGGCGATGTAGGGAATTCCCAAAGCTTGGAGATAGGCGAAAACCTCTGCTTCGGAGTGACAATTGGGGGGATGAAAGTTAGCCGAGCAAATGGCGTAATCTGTTAATGGTAAGACTTGCTCAAAGCCGGCTTTCCAACTACCACCGTCTATAACTACGGGGATATTGAGAGATTCAGCCATTTTAGCGATCGCATATCCCACTTGCATTTGATGTCCATCGATGAGGACAATATCTATATTATTTAGGATATGTGGTGGTATTGAGGCAACATCAGCCGGAGTTTTCACGGCGTTGATAGAAATTACTGCTCGTTCGCCTGTAGATTGGGTGACAATAATTGAGGATACAGGTGGTGCTGTATTAATGCTAGGTGCAAGATCAGCGATCGCTACATGATATTTGCTGAAATCTCCCCGAATTAATTGTGTCATCGGGTGCGAACCCAAGACACCTAAAAATGTAGCTTGATTACCTAAATAACTAAAAGTTACAGCCGCGTTGGTAGCTGGGCCACCTGCTGCTACAGTGTAGTCAGATGCCACTAACTTTTGATTATTTTGAGGAGCAGATTCGGCTAAGTAAATTAAGTCTAAGGTGATTAAACCTACAAATAAGGCGTTAGTAGTCATTAGTCAATAGTCATGAGGGAACAGGGAAAAGCGATCAAGTGGCTGATAACTGATAACCCCAGTTCCAGGCTTTCTTTCTTTAATTTTGAATTTTGAATTTTGAATTTTGAATTGTCAATGCAGACAGATCCCAAACCAGGAACACTATATATAGTTGGTACACCCATCGGTAACTTAGAAGATATTACCTTGCGGGCGGTGCGGATTTTGCAGAATGTGGATTTGATTGCGGCTGAGGATACGCGCCACACGGGGAAACTCTTACAACATTTACAGGTGAAAACACCCCAGACAAGTTACCACGAACATAATCGCAGTAGTCGCATCCCAGAATTATTAGAGCATTTACAAAATGGTAAAGCGATCGCTTTAGTCAGTGATGCGGGTATGCCAGGAATTTCTGATCCTGGGTATGAGTTGGTGAAGGCTTGCGTTGCAGCGAAAATCCCCGTAGTGCCTATTCCTGGAGCGAGTGCAGCGATTACAGCGTTGAGTGCGGCGGGATTACCTACAGATAAGTTTGTGTTTGAGGGGTTTTTACCTGCGAAAAGTCAGCAACGGCGGGAACATTTGGAGACTTTGCAAACAGAATCTCGCACTATAATTTTCTACGAATCGCCGCACCGATTGCGAGATACTTTACAAGACTTAGCAGAGATTTGGGGAAGCGATCGCCAAATTGTACTGGCGAGGGAGTTAACTAAGTTGTATGAAGAATTTTGGCGAGGAAGTCTTGAGGAAGCGATCGCCCATTATCAACAAAAAGAACCCCAAGGGGAATACACTCTAGTAGTAGCAGGAAATCCCCCTAGTCAAACCCTACTGACAGAAACACAACTCAAAGCGGAACTAGAACAATTAATTCGTCAAGGCATATCGCGATCGCAAGCTAGCCGACAATTGACTAAATATACTTCCCTGAATCGCAGTCAAGTTTATCAAATTGCGCTAGGGATTAATATTAAGGGGAATGAGGGATAGGGAGTGGGGAATGGGGATTGGGGACTGGGGACAAGGTAGACAAGGTAGACAGTATTTCTCATACCCTCTGCCTAATGCCCAATGCCCAATGCCCAATGCCCTATTCCCTATATATATTTTTGTTAGGCTAAACTTATAGGACTGAGAGATTTGCTGCCATGTCTGTAGCTGAAGATTTAACAAACCCAGAATATGTTATCTTTCCTCCAGGGGATTTATACAGTGATGAGCCGCCTTTGGAAAGTTATTTACATTTACAGCAATTAATCCTGTTATTAAACACCTTAGAATGGTTGTGGCAAGACCGCAATGATTTTTTTGCGGCTGGTAATCTCACTATTTTTTACAGTCCAAGACAGTTAAAATCAGAACATTTTCGCGGCCCTGATTTCTTCGTGGTACTGGGAACAGAACGCAAACCCCGTAAAAGTTGGGTTGTTTGGGAAGAAGACGGGAAGTATCCCAATGTGATTATAGAACTACTATCAGATTCTACTTCGTCTACTGATAGAGGCTTGAAAAAACAAATCTACCAAGACATATTCCGCACGCCGGAATACTTTTGG contains:
- a CDS encoding sugar kinase → MTTNALFVGLITLDLIYLAESAPQNNQKLVASDYTVAAGGPATNAAVTFSYLGNQATFLGVLGSHPMTQLIRGDFSKYHVAIADLAPSINTAPPVSSIIVTQSTGERAVISINAVKTPADVASIPPHILNNIDIVLIDGHQMQVGYAIAKMAESLNIPVVIDGGSWKAGFEQVLPLTDYAICSANFHPPNCHSEAEVFAYLQALGIPYIAITHGEQPITYTSHHQFGQITVPAIQPIDTLGAGDIFHGAFCHYILQADFTQALNQAANIAAAACQHFGTRRWMELRSENT
- a CDS encoding 3'(2'),5'-bisphosphate nucleotidase CysQ; protein product: MKDLQEILAIARAVGWGAAEILQSYYHGTATDSNLNIQYQQNEPVTVADVTVSQYILQKLQAALGNADFAYVSEETYKSPLNQHHTHDWVWIIDPLDGTRDFIDKTGDYAVHIALVQAHRPVVSVVVLPEKGKLYYATKGGGTFVETRDGILPINLLASPNTKPIEDLTLVVSRSHRHPTLEYLLHNLPLHHQKAVGSVGCKIATILEQQADIYISLSGKSAPKDWDIAAPELILTEAGGQFTHFNGNLLQYNTGDVNQWGGLLASNTQYHNTLCQAAAEILEQLANTSH
- the rsmI gene encoding 16S rRNA (cytidine(1402)-2'-O)-methyltransferase, translated to MQTDPKPGTLYIVGTPIGNLEDITLRAVRILQNVDLIAAEDTRHTGKLLQHLQVKTPQTSYHEHNRSSRIPELLEHLQNGKAIALVSDAGMPGISDPGYELVKACVAAKIPVVPIPGASAAITALSAAGLPTDKFVFEGFLPAKSQQRREHLETLQTESRTIIFYESPHRLRDTLQDLAEIWGSDRQIVLARELTKLYEEFWRGSLEEAIAHYQQKEPQGEYTLVVAGNPPSQTLLTETQLKAELEQLIRQGISRSQASRQLTKYTSLNRSQVYQIALGINIKGNEG
- a CDS encoding RNA-binding protein, translating into MSIYIGNLSYQVTEEDLKLAFAEYGKVNRVQLPTDRETGRPRGFAFVEMATEAEESAAIEALDGAEWMGRDLKVNKAKPREERSPRGGGGGWGNNNRGGRRY